Proteins found in one Canis lupus baileyi chromosome 18, mCanLup2.hap1, whole genome shotgun sequence genomic segment:
- the TOMM7 gene encoding mitochondrial import receptor subunit TOM7 homolog, which translates to MVKLSKEAKQRLQQLFKGGQFAIRWGFIPLVIYLGFKRGADPGMPEPTVLSLLWG; encoded by the exons ATGGTGAAGCTGAGCAAAGAGGCCAAGCAAAGGCTGCAGCAGCTCTTTAAGGGCGGCCAGTTTGCCATCCGCTGGGGCTTTATTCCTCTCGTGATTTACCTGG GATTCAAGAGAGGTGCAGACCCTGGAATGCCCGAACCGACTGTTTTGAG CTTACTTTGGGGATAA